In the Salvia miltiorrhiza cultivar Shanhuang (shh) chromosome 8, IMPLAD_Smil_shh, whole genome shotgun sequence genome, gattaaattacagatgcacaattttgattgcatagatgcacagtttcaattgcatagatgcacaatttcgatttgcttgagtattttgcattgttggtttcaattgcataaattgcatattttttaattgcacaataaaatatgatagatgcacagtttcttttgttaactaaatcctaaccattagatctaatattttaaaggtcaagattaggttcctagttctcattttaacagaggtttttattagaaccttttcctatagggtgtggttctagagagaactacattatttgtgagaacgggagaaccatcaaatctaatgcatccactgtaaaaattaatgcattcgctgttaaaattaatgcactaaattttttttaaaaaaatgctcccttcaggattcgaactcaggatctgcattcatccaacaagatgatgcatccaccgtagatcttgatgatcgaatggctgaaaatggttctccggtcttcttttatttatggttctttcttgaacctctccctatatatatatatatatatatatatatatatatcccttTTTTGGGAGGGAGTGAAGAGGGAAAATGAGGATGATATTGCAAAAGTATGAGATTCTAACTAATATTAACTTTGAACATGAGAATGCCTGCCATCCTCAGATAACACACTTATATTGTGATGAATCAAAGGAAAAAACTTATCACATTACTCAATATAATTACACCTAACAAATAATAGTCTATCTAATTAATGGCGCCATCATTCATTGTGTAACAAAATTAGTATCACAAATACAGGAGCAAATTTTTAAGTAAACTCTCGCACTCAATAGCAAAACCAGAAACATCCCAATTACTGTGTCTCAAACAATCTTGAAACAAAACAGAAAACACAACAAAATGtaaattaattcttgaaaaaaagaaagaaagtgtTGTTAAGATTTCTTAATGCAGGGAATCTATGTTCTTGCTAAGCTCCTCCAGTTTCTTCAGTCTCAATTTCTCACTTTCAGTTACCAACTGTCCAATAATTTATCATCaaaaaaatgacaacaaaaatATAGCCACAAttcaaaaaactgaaaaaaaaaaaaagtgtggaATTTACCTCAACTAGTTTGGTTATCAGCTGTCCCTTTTCCCTGTTCTTATCAGTAAAAGCTTCGAGGGCCTCTTTGTATTCTTTTTCCTGTCATTTTTAAATCATCCATTTTAATCACAAGTAAATGTTGGCCTTTAAttttgagtgaaaatttaaaatgcctcACTCCTTAAACTATACTCTATCCGTCTACGATAGCGTTatggacgacacgagttttaagaaagtggtggatagtagtagGAATTATTGTGAATGGAGTTTGTGGATCCTActactataaatggaagtgaaaGTGATATTGTGGTCGGATCAAAATTACAAAAGTGACAACGATCGATatcgtgaacggagggagtacatgaaAAATGCCCTCTTTTATAAACAAAAACATTCTGTGTTCAAGACTTAAATACCCTTTATGTTGATGACTTagttttttatgaaaaaacctTACACATTTAACCGATTTGACAGTTATCGGTCAtaaatatataaggaaaatttaaaaaagagaACGATTTGACAATTATAAATCAAGAGGTCATTTAACCGCCGCTCGGGCGACCAAATCATTTCACCAGGCGGCCAGATCATTTGACCGGGTGGCCActtatcttttttattattgATCACAAGATCAAAACACTTGAACATCTAGACCAAGAAAAGTATTTAATCCATTTCCTTCAAAATGTGACAATTCTAATAAGTTGGGATGAAGAAATGTGATATTAATTTCACCTTCTTCTGGCAGCTGAGTCCCAACGGCTTTAAATCTCGATTTATAAGGTCGATTCTCTTGCGAACAATGGCTACCTCCTTCCTCATTGGATCATGCAGAGATTCCAGCTCCTACTAGATTGTAATGCAACAAAAATGAAGCTCATCAACATGCTTTTCTTGATGAGGAAATTAAACAAGAAttcaacttaaattaattacttGGTGGATTAGAGCTAGGCGCTTGGTCTCTTCCTCGACGCGGCCTAACCGCGCCTGAACTTTGTCCCTGACCTCAATCTTCCTCCTCTCGATCTCTTCTTCCCTGGCATGGAACGCGGCCAAGGCAGAGCGCGTCATCTCCTCGTCTCTGTCTTCGTTCGCGGTAGGGCTGCCTACGTGGCTGATCATGCCGGAGTTCTTCACCTTCACCATCTGTGATTGCTGTAGCTCCAATGCCTGCTGTTGCTGTGTTGTCATTTGCTCAAACTGCAATCTAGCTAATAATACCAGTTTTAATTGCttgttatatatatgtatatatatatgctgtCTTTTGCTTTTATGCTTTCAAATGATATTGATATATTCTCTCTTTTTCCTGTTTACAGATGGTTTAGAGCCTTTTAAAATGGTTGTGaggctctctctctcactttcttGCTTCACAACAAATTTTGAAAGGAGGAAATGACCAAACTACCCAGCACCTCATAATTGATAATTTATGATGAATTTGTGTGAATGGCTTACTTTAGTTAATCCCGTTGAAGTATGGAGTCTGAAAGTATAGTTTTTCGTTATCAACCGGTTTTATAGTAGGGGTGTTTTAGTCAATTTTGGCAGAATAAATCCGTATTGGATCGGAGTTGGACTCGTCTAATCTCCACGTAattgtatttgaaaataatagTGAAAAATCTCTAGCTTTGCAGCCAGTGGCGGAGtcgggggggctgaagcccccaaattttgtttttatattaatatattgtgATTTTAATTCCATTGTTAGGTAAAATGTAATTTGTGAGATAgaatttaattgttaatttgtgGTGAATTTTTGAGGTACAATCTGTGTCGATTTGATGTAGTTAATTTGAAAAGAAACATATAGTTTGTGAATGGATTAATgtgaatttatataattattttactaGTAAAATTAGTTTACttttatagaaaatgaaatgataatttttcaaaaaacgTAGATCTGTGGTCTGTAAGTAAGAAAAACGTAGAAGTTGATCGTACTTTATAGAAAATGTGGAACGAAAAAATGTTATTtgttttttaagtaaaaaaaaattcctcaTAAAAGaaagtaagaaaaaaaaagtgaatcGTATGAAATGTCCAAAAAAATTGGTCCTGAACTGCCGTACAAGTTCAGCCCCCAATgaaaattcctggctccgtcacTCTTTGCAGCGCCCAAAGATGTAGTCACCGTAGTGAAGAAATAGGTAAACAATTATGTGTTTTTCTTTACTTTTGTGATTTATTAGTAACAGGTCCTAGCTAGGATTAACTGTTGAATGTTAGTATCTGCTGTAGAaagtaaattatgaaattattttaatatatataatatgtatataagtctatctatatatatgaacCTCTTTCTGGTGAAGATACCGTTTTCTTAAGTAGGTATGCTGCAAATTCTACTAACTACTGCACTTTGTATGTGGTGGATTCCCAACTTATTTCAACCATACTTGAAAGCCTCAATAAAAGTTaccaaaaataaatcaaaagatgTGTAATATATATGGAATTAGTTGAAGAGTCACtattaaataaatctttcatatattttctttttaatcttAAATAACCTAGATTTCTCCATTATTCttaagagatttttttttttgatcagtaaagtaaaaattttattaaaagaaaagggatcaaggcatcaggaatgccaatcaaaacaacaaaacaagtttgaagtctttggaacaccaagaagtaaaagtaattcctaactccacgattttgtaggcctcgttccaactccaaagtctccccttaatctgtaaaacaagtctatcaatatcccaagccttgtcccgaaaacgactaccattcctgctttcccagagcaaccacactgttcccacccacaaagctttaagcagtcttctttctctcttcttttttccagccgcaatgaaagaaatgaagtgttgaaaaatacctctcggatttgccgttttgatgtcaagccattgaaagatctggtcccacaccgccgctgctttcggacaatagaggaacaggtgttccgtcgtttcctcactagaaacacaggcattgcaccatctctcctccacgctgatctggacatttcttctactcagattatcacatgttgccaatctgtttctaagacatctccatgccgtcaccttggctttatttggtgttggggccttccaaacctttgccatctccaaaggtaaaacttgttgctcctctcttgtttttgccacaatttcatatgccgacttgattgtgaagcatccatctggTGTCGCCTTCCAGTTCCATCCGTCTATTACATCTACACAAGGAACAAAATCAGCTATAACCAACTGGAGATCCTCCGCAaaccctttctccctctcccttaactccctcctccactccaccctccacacccacgaccctccctcccaaaatccgctttcaccaaccagccttttcttgttcaggctcaaattatacaatctcggaaacacaaacttaagGGGTTTGTCAACCGCCCACACATCCTCCCAAAAGCTGGTATCAAGCCCAtccccaattcttcgcctcaaattattgatgaaccacagatctctccttcctccttccttatccacaattttctGCCACCACCCTTTCTGTCCACCTCTTCCCGCCACCGAACATTCACCCCCTTTCCCCCACACTAGCCCCCCATAAATCGATTTGATCACCCTTACCCACAGAGCTTTCCCCTCCCCTAAAAATCTCCAGAGCCACTTACTTAACAGGACCTGATTAAACCAATCGATATTACGAAACCCCAGACCTCCTGAATCCTTGTTTAGGCACAAGGCATTCCACTTGAACCAAGTGATACCCCCCGTCTGTGTGCctcctccccacaaaaatttgGAGAACAGTGAATTAAGTTCCTTAATCACCGCTTTAGGTATGAAAGCGAGGGATAATTGATATACCGGAATGGATTGCAACACCGACTTGACTAGAGTAATTCGCCCTGCCAACGAAAGGTGTCTCTTCTTCCAGCTTGCCACTTTGTTTGAAACTTTTTCAATCAAAAActtccaatctccaacaccatTGCTGCGCCCCCCCACTTTAGTACCCAAGTAGTTGCACGGAAAGGAACCGATCTTGCACATGAGGAGCGATGCCCATCTCCTCTCAACTGCCTCATCCACTCCCACTGTCAGAAGACAACTTTTGTCGAAATTTACAGCTAAACCCGAGGCGAACTGAAAGAGAATCAGGAGTTTTTTTACGCTCTCCATATTCCTGTCATctgcctccaacaagaagatagtATCGTCCGCGTACTGTAGATGTGAAATGGGCACTTTATCCTTGCCAATCTTCGCCGGGACCAGGAACTGCCTCTCCGTTGCTCTTTCAATGAACTCGTTAAGGCCTTCCGCCACGATAAGGAACAGGAAAGGTGACAAcgggtcaccctgtctcaaacctctctccattttgaattCTCCCGTCGATGACCCGTTCACCAATACACTTGCCATTCCAGATTCCAGACACCCTttaatccacttcctccaaactccgtcaaagttaagtcgatcgagaagcatatccaagaaatcccattgcacagagtcgtatgcttttgcgaagtcaatcttgaagaaaatacggcccactctcttcttttttgcctcaaaaatagCTTCATTCAGGATAACCACCCCATCTAGGATGAAGCGACCCTTGACAAAAgcactttgattatcggaaATGATCGACCCCATAACCCTCTTCAATCTCTCAGCCAGGATTTTAGCCACAATTTTGAACAAGCTAGTGATCAGAGAAATTGGGCGAAAATCATCGAGCGacccagccccttctttcttcggaatcaaaacaataaaagaggCGTTACCACCTTTCGGTATTTTGCCGCTTTCATGAAATTCCTTCAAAACCTGGAGTAAGTCCTCTTTAACCACGTGCCACGCCGCTCTCCAGAATGTGAAGTTAAATCCATCGGGTCCCGGACTCTTGTCTCCACTACAGCTCCAAACTGCTTCTTTAATCTCGTCCAGATCAAAATCCCTGATCAACCACTGCCTCtcgtcatttgaaattttcctCCTCATGAAGTCTAGGGGGAAATCGGGCATCAGTCGTTCTTTCCTTTTGAAAAaagcttcaaaatgatttctcactcttGCTTTAACCTCTTCCGGTTTAGATATCCACGAGTTATCAAAGAGCATTCCGCCAATCTCGTTTTTAACACGTCTCCCACGAATTGCCCTATGGAAAAAACCCGAATTAGTGTCTCCCTCTTTGAGCCATTTGATTTTGGCTTTCTGTTGCAGCATCATCTGTTTATTCTTCAGTTGAAGGGAGAGCAGGGCTTGAATCTCATTTCTCCTAATCACCTCTGATTCTTCAAGACCTCTCTGTTCGTCCACCTTATCCTTCTCTTGAAGTTCCTTCTGAAGTTCTTTAATTTTGTGATCAATCTCACCGAACGATGTCCGATTCCACACCTTCAAGGCCTCTTTGAGTTTCTTCAGTTTCTCCTTAACCTCAAAAAAGCTCCATCCCCCCACCTTAGTCCCTGTCCAAACCTGCTTGACCATCTCCTCGAACTCCGAATGATTCACCCATGCATTGAGGAACCGAAAaggtcttggtccccaatcctccgATCTTGTAGTGAGAATAATCGGACAGTGATCCGAAATTGAACGTTGAAGTCCTCGTGCCGACGTCCGTTCCCAAGCAGCCAGCCAATTCTCATTAACGAGGAAGCGATCAATCTTACTCTTGCACTTTCCATTTGGTTTGTGCCAAGTAAACTTCCGGCCTTGAGTTTTAATTTCCTCCAAATCGTTCTCCTGGataaattcttcaaaacttCTTGCATCAGCCGCGCCAAACGTCTCCCCACTGCCCACACGTTCATCCCTCCTCCTAACTGAGTTAAAGTCGCCCAAGATACAGACACTCCTATCCGTATTTTGTTCCACAATTGAGCTTAAGACATCCCACAAGATCCGCTTATC is a window encoding:
- the LOC131000160 gene encoding uncharacterized protein LOC131000160 isoform X2; amino-acid sequence: MTTQQQQALELQQSQMVKVKNSGMISHVGSPTANEDRDEEMTRSALAAFHAREEEIERRKIEVRDKVQARLGRVEEETKRLALIHQELESLHDPMRKEVAIVRKRIDLINRDLKPLGLSCQKKEKEYKEALEAFTDKNREKGQLITKLVELVTESEKLRLKKLEELSKNIDSLH
- the LOC131000160 gene encoding uncharacterized protein LOC131000160 isoform X1, with amino-acid sequence MTTQQQQALELQQSQMVKVKNSGMISHVGSPTANEDRDEEMTRSALAAFHAREEEIERRKIEVRDKVQARLGRVEEETKRLALIHQELESLHDPMRKEVAIVRKRIDLINRDLKPLGLSCQKKEKEYKEALEAFTDKNREKGQLITKLVEVNSTLFFFFSFLNCGYIFVVIFLMINYWTVGN